A stretch of the Candidatus Neomarinimicrobiota bacterium genome encodes the following:
- a CDS encoding FlgD immunoglobulin-like domain containing protein, translating into QSVMDFAYFNEDGERNFVLPLEYGRHSSTLTLSFALYGKDGVVTGQGVITMDVTPVPAEFVLNQNYPNPFNPTTQIQFGLPDESEIGLTVYDVLGRQVRNLISSAMTDAGFHNIVWDARDNAGAPVSAGLYFYQLTARGVDGTAFSKTRKMLLLK; encoded by the coding sequence GCAAAGCGTCATGGATTTCGCTTACTTCAATGAGGATGGAGAAAGAAATTTTGTCCTGCCCCTTGAATATGGGAGACACTCTTCCACACTAACTCTTTCTTTTGCGCTATATGGCAAAGATGGAGTTGTTACCGGACAGGGAGTAATAACGATGGACGTTACGCCGGTGCCGGCTGAATTCGTCCTGAATCAGAATTATCCCAATCCGTTCAACCCAACAACACAGATCCAGTTTGGTCTGCCGGACGAATCAGAGATAGGACTGACTGTCTATGACGTTCTCGGCCGGCAGGTGCGAAATCTGATTTCCAGCGCCATGACGGATGCCGGTTTCCACAACATTGTGTGGGACGCCAGGGATAATGCGGGAGCGCCTGTCAGCGCCGGACTTTACTTCTATCAATTGACAGCTCGGGGGGTGGATGGAACCGCCTTCTCCAAAACACGCAAAATGCTTCTCCTCAAATAG
- the rplM gene encoding 50S ribosomal protein L13, whose amino-acid sequence MRNRTKTYSMKAGEIQKDWYIADADGQTLGRFASKIAQILRGKHKPTFTPHMDMGDFVIVVNADKVRVSGDKEKSKKYFSHSGYPGGAKQIDLHAMRQRHPDRVIKKAVRGMLPHNRLGRKLLKHLKVYAGTDHPHLAQQPKVLEV is encoded by the coding sequence ATGAGAAACAGGACTAAAACATATTCGATGAAGGCGGGCGAAATCCAGAAGGATTGGTACATCGCCGATGCTGATGGTCAGACCCTCGGGCGATTCGCCTCGAAGATCGCTCAGATCCTGCGCGGGAAGCATAAACCTACCTTTACACCGCATATGGACATGGGTGATTTTGTCATTGTGGTGAATGCTGACAAAGTTCGTGTTTCAGGCGACAAGGAAAAATCGAAAAAGTATTTCAGTCATTCAGGTTATCCGGGGGGCGCCAAGCAGATCGACCTTCACGCCATGCGTCAGCGTCATCCTGACAGGGTGATTAAGAAGGCCGTGCGCGGGATGTTGCCTCATAACCGTCTCGGTCGCAAGTTGCTGAAGCATTTGAAAGTTTATGCCGGAACGGATCATCCACATCTGGC